The proteins below come from a single Edaphobacter acidisoli genomic window:
- a CDS encoding carbohydrate kinase family protein has translation MSRFDVTLAGEITMDLVLYGLPEHLPLEQELLATSMALTLGGSSAITAHNLAALGSKVGFIPQLASDPFTELCVCTLKHAGVDLSCAVQPKPGIGTGVTVLLQHETSRRALTSSGTISALRFEDLDLDYLTSGRHFHLSSFFLQSSLQQEVPRLLRTMHEAGLTTSLDTNDDPTDRWQGPVLDTLRAVDIFMPNERELRSISGEQDFEHAVQKLAQIVPMLVIKCGSQGALVVHKGQHYTAPAVPVEVVDAVGAGDSFNSGFLHAYVHGADIPECLSFGNLTGACSTTANGGTQAFSNKQHMLDFFSKHKKTPFRSTSPSSATQSDNLTSPETIPM, from the coding sequence TTGTCCCGGTTTGACGTCACACTGGCAGGTGAAATCACGATGGACCTCGTGCTGTACGGCCTGCCCGAACATCTTCCTCTCGAGCAGGAACTGCTCGCCACCAGCATGGCACTCACGCTCGGCGGCTCCTCGGCCATTACAGCGCATAATCTCGCCGCACTTGGCAGCAAGGTCGGCTTCATCCCGCAACTCGCCAGCGACCCGTTCACCGAACTCTGCGTCTGCACACTCAAACACGCAGGAGTTGATCTCTCCTGTGCAGTTCAGCCGAAGCCAGGTATCGGCACTGGCGTCACCGTGCTCCTCCAGCACGAAACCTCGCGTCGCGCGCTCACGAGTTCTGGAACCATCTCTGCGCTGCGTTTCGAGGACCTCGACCTCGACTACCTCACCTCAGGGCGACACTTTCATCTCTCGTCCTTCTTCCTCCAAAGCAGTCTGCAGCAGGAGGTGCCACGTCTGCTCCGCACCATGCACGAGGCAGGCCTAACCACCTCGCTCGATACCAACGACGATCCCACCGACCGGTGGCAGGGCCCCGTACTCGATACACTCCGCGCCGTGGACATCTTCATGCCCAACGAGCGCGAACTGCGCAGCATCAGCGGTGAGCAAGACTTCGAGCATGCAGTCCAGAAGCTCGCGCAGATCGTTCCCATGCTTGTCATCAAGTGTGGCTCTCAAGGGGCGCTCGTCGTCCACAAGGGTCAGCACTACACTGCACCAGCCGTGCCGGTTGAGGTCGTCGACGCCGTCGGTGCGGGTGACAGCTTCAACTCAGGCTTCCTCCACGCCTATGTCCACGGCGCGGACATCCCCGAGTGTCTCTCCTTCGGCAACCTCACCGGAGCCTGCTCCACAACAGCTAACGGAGGCACCCAGGCCTTCAGCAATAAACAGCACATGCTGGACTTCTTCTCGAAACACAAGAAAACTCCGTTTCGAAGCACGTCTCCGTCATCTGCCACCCAAAGCGATAATCTAACCAGCCCTGAAACGATCCCGATGTAA
- a CDS encoding APC family permease, whose amino-acid sequence MSGNLKEIGSPVTLKRALRFRDLVLFGIILVQPTAPMPVFGVVYNVSHTHAVTAILFALFAMLLTAFSYGRMARTYPKGGSAFTYVGQELHPGLGYITGWCMAMDYILNPLICTIWSSKAALNFAPQIPYIVWVLFFALLFTGLNLRGVETSARINAAVAAGLGVVILFFFAAALRYILHLHEADAIFYLNPFYNRSTFSAPAVFHGTSIAVLTYIGFDGISTLTDEAHDPERSVPHAIVATCLITGVLALIEVYLGQLVWPRGLAFPDLDTAFVAVARRAGGPMLFVLVNGALLIATIGSGMASQMGAARLLFSMGEDGALPRGFFGRLEPKRRIPQNNVLLIGAIVLVGALTLSYELGTELLNYGALIAFMGVNIASAVLGWRAGRAKQWLPIVLSALGFFVCLFLWIHLGHLARIAGTVWATVGIALWIMRRRQIKLATEHIA is encoded by the coding sequence GTGTCAGGGAATTTGAAAGAGATCGGCAGCCCCGTCACGCTCAAGCGCGCTCTGCGCTTCCGCGACCTGGTCCTGTTCGGCATCATCTTGGTACAGCCTACCGCGCCCATGCCGGTCTTCGGCGTCGTCTATAACGTCTCCCATACCCACGCAGTCACAGCGATTCTCTTCGCACTCTTTGCCATGCTGCTCACCGCCTTCAGCTATGGGCGTATGGCGCGCACCTATCCCAAGGGAGGATCGGCATTCACCTACGTCGGCCAAGAGCTGCATCCAGGCCTCGGCTACATCACCGGTTGGTGCATGGCGATGGACTACATCCTCAACCCGCTTATCTGCACCATCTGGAGCAGCAAGGCCGCCCTCAACTTCGCCCCGCAGATTCCCTACATAGTCTGGGTTCTATTCTTCGCGCTGCTCTTCACCGGCCTGAACTTGCGCGGTGTCGAGACTTCGGCACGGATCAACGCAGCGGTCGCCGCCGGTCTAGGAGTCGTCATCCTTTTCTTCTTCGCCGCGGCGCTCCGCTATATCCTGCACCTGCACGAAGCCGATGCAATCTTCTATCTGAACCCCTTCTACAACCGCAGCACCTTCTCGGCGCCCGCGGTCTTTCACGGAACATCCATCGCGGTCCTGACCTACATCGGCTTCGACGGCATCTCCACCCTCACCGACGAAGCGCACGACCCCGAGCGCTCCGTGCCACACGCCATCGTCGCGACCTGCCTTATCACTGGCGTGCTCGCACTCATCGAGGTCTACCTCGGCCAGCTCGTCTGGCCGCGCGGTCTTGCGTTCCCTGACCTCGACACAGCATTCGTCGCCGTCGCTCGTCGAGCAGGCGGCCCGATGCTCTTCGTCCTCGTCAACGGAGCACTCCTGATCGCAACCATCGGCTCCGGCATGGCGTCACAGATGGGCGCAGCACGGCTGCTCTTTTCGATGGGCGAAGACGGCGCCTTGCCGCGCGGCTTCTTCGGCAGGCTCGAACCAAAACGCCGCATCCCGCAGAACAACGTCCTGCTGATCGGGGCCATCGTTCTCGTCGGCGCGCTCACTCTCAGCTACGAACTCGGCACCGAACTGTTGAACTACGGCGCGCTGATTGCCTTCATGGGCGTCAATATCGCATCTGCCGTACTCGGCTGGCGCGCCGGACGCGCGAAGCAGTGGCTACCCATCGTTCTCTCAGCTCTCGGCTTCTTCGTCTGCCTTTTCCTTTGGATCCATCTTGGCCATTTGGCCCGTATCGCGGGGACTGTCTGGGCTACAGTAGGCATCGCGCTGTGGATCATGCGGCGGCGTCAGATAAAACTCGCAACCGAACACATCGCCTGA